The following coding sequences lie in one Fusarium poae strain DAOMC 252244 chromosome 1, whole genome shotgun sequence genomic window:
- a CDS encoding hypothetical protein (BUSCO:39455at5125) has protein sequence MAPLEEAGEQFSVLPVKIPATSSYPETAIHEIRIRKNAPKIPTANDSRSLFLKNIPADSTEPHFRSIFTQLVGAGRFETIIFENESRTALAIDPEQATKVAGFAKKRKRGDVEAEEREREEEAAQLPQIWLRRVQRSSSTAVVLLADEKSVQLVLKAISKLQKSKKYPTWGSDLSDDVPDLGSAWIASHLQLSRVDKTATQKAVHAFFASFNRKEKEAVELAKRLRNEPDEDGFVTVTRGGRSAPASRNEAEEAKRRMIERETKKKSELKDFYRFQMRERRKAEQMALLKRFQDDRRKVDAMREKRGKFRPET, from the coding sequence ATGgctcccttggaagaagctgGAGAGCAGTTCTCTGTACTTCCGGTCAAGATCCCCGCGACATCATCATACCCAGAAACCGCCATTCATGAGATTCGCATACGGAAAAATGCGCCCAAGATCCCAACCGCCAACGATTCGCGAAGTTTATTCCTCAAGAACATTCCTGCGGACAGCACAGAACCTCACTTTCGCTCAATTTTCACGCAGCTCGTAGGAGCCGGCCGATTCGAGACCATCATCTTCGAGAACGAGTCACGAACAGCGCTAGCTATTGATCCTGAGCAAGCCACAAAAGTCGCAGGTTTcgcaaagaagagaaagcgCGGAGATGTCGAGGCCGAAGAAAGAGAGCGTGAGGAAGAAGCTGCGCAACTACCACAGATCTGGTTGCGGCGTGTGCAGCGCAGCAGTAGCACAGCAGTTGTGCTTCTAGCAGACGAGAAGAGTGTGCAATTGGTTCTTAAGGCTATTTCGAAACTACAAAAGAGCAAAAAGTATCCTACATGGGGTAGCGATTTGTCCGACGACGTCCCTGATCTTGGCTCTGCGTGGATTGCATCACATCTACAACTTTCGCGTGTTGATAAGACCGCGACACAAAAGGCTGTCCACGCCTTCTTTGCCTCATTCAACcgcaaggagaaggaagctgTCGAGCTGGCCAAGAGACTCCGCAATGAACCTGACGAGGATGGTTTCGTTACAGTGACCCGTGGCGGACGATCCGCCCCCGCCAGCCGAAACGAGGCCGAGGAAGCGAAGCGAAGGATGATCGAGAGGgaaaccaagaagaagtcagagCTCAAGGACTTCTACCGCTTCCAGATGAGAGAGAGACGCAAGGCAGAGCAGATGGCTTTGTTGAAGAGATTCCAGGACGACAGGAGAAAGGTGGATGCAATGAGGGAAAAGAGAGGCAAATTCCGTCCAGAAACCTGA
- a CDS encoding hypothetical protein (BUSCO:25446at5125) gives MIDTDNLRTASLYINNQLLSRGLLRDGQSIDFAGVAFDGHDAAVTMGRIVSVLNDLILRRDRDAEHRESLSTTMRTLRADNLKHTNDIARITEKHNEAKRKLDIAEASETALKTQMKSADATIRGLKEELTRTKGLVAQTRASCATDVRRRDRQIDTLKKQLNEAGRARGARGNPGVTTITITGDIGDEKSSTRLSSTSEDYDLHNETNAFLANLAQNLSEENEAILMVMRKTMQKLRDMSGWSNGNQDTLVTQQQGWQDMAAELDSVLDHMRTILTNPSFVPIEEVMVREEEISRLKDGWVKMESRWTEAVHLIDGWRKRMAANGRPICDEELQMGLRLSPVRVRDVEETRHASGLRLSAVAEEEEEDVQMNSPCPSRCAPSVQLVPESEPEDEDNGHESDAESDYDVPIDDYDVDEPNVQILQQSTAAPLYHREESSPLPEPPQLSPLKDSASAGNRGSHRSKQPGKRDFTTIAEEDNWDLPLETNPIPIQFEPRDRVSSSSSLEEALLRSSNAAPQAKPTTPSRQSSQHSDQNDANQGSPNRSPRRTASRLPLPRNTEPAPQQSPLTMATIAAKLAASEREADAARVRAKLRAARSTRGVQKPKIASSQPEPQITDPPAKEPELKRSDVENVDPVKRDPVPADDQLKPEKRRRARRTSKKTSRRRSTLSPWELESLMNGNVQ, from the exons ATGATCGATACCGACAACCTTCGTACAGCTTCGCTGTATATCAATAACCAGCTCCTGTCCAGAGGTTTACTTCGCGATGGGCAGAGCATCGATTTCGCCGGTGTGGCCTTTGATGGCCATGATGCTGCAGTTACGATGGGACGCATTGTGAGCGTTCTAAACGATTTAATACTGAGAAGAGAT CGTGATGCAGAGCATCGCGAATCCCTATCGACGACCATGCGCACTCTGCGCGCCGATAACCTCAAACACACAAACGACATTGCGCGAATTACAGAGAAACACAACGAGGCCAAGAGGAAGCTTGATATTGCAGAAGCTTCCGAAACCGCACTCAAAACCCAAATGAAATCCGCCGACGCCACTATTCGTGGCTTGAAAGAAGAACTTACCCGCACAAAGGGGCTCGTTGCCCAAACACGCGCTTCATGTGCGACAGACGTACGCAGAAGAGATCGTCAAATTGATACCCTAAAGAAGCAGCTCAACGAAGCTGGACGCGCGAGAGGAGCTCGAGGCAACCCTGGTGTGACCACCATTACAATTACAGGCGATATCGGCGATGAGAAGTCCTCAACGCGATTGTCTAGCACGTCAGAGGATTACGATCTACACAACGAGACGAATGCATTCCTGGCAAATCTGGCGCAGAATCTTAGTGAGGAGAACGAGGCCATTCTCATGgtgatgcgaaagacgatGCAAAAACTCCGAGATATGAGCGGTTGGAGTAATGGCAACCAGGATACCCTTGTCACTCAACAACAAGGATGGCAAGACATGGCTGCAGAGCTGGACTCTGTACTGGACCACATGCGAACCATCCTAACGAATCCCTCTTTCGTACCGATTGAAGAGGTCATGgttcgagaagaagagattAGTCGTCTCAAGGATGGATGGGTCAAGATGGAGAGTCGCTGGACAGAAGCAGTACATCTTATTGATGGCTGGCGAAAACGCATGGCTGCCAACGGACGGCCGATTTGTGATGAAGAGCTCCAGATGGGACTACGTCTTAGCCCTGTGAGGGTTAGAGACGTGGAAGAAACAAGACATGCCTCTGGTCTAAGGCTATCAGCAGTcgctgaagaggaagaagaagatgtgCAGATGAACTCTCCATGCCCATCTCGCTGCGCCCCAAGTGTGCAGCTAGTTCCAGAGTCGGAGCCAGAAGACGAAGATAATGGCCATGAAAGCGATGCTGAATCTGATTACGACGTACCAATCGACGATTATGATGTTGACGAGCCTAACGTGCAAATCCTCCAACAATCCACCGCCGCGCCCCTTTACCACCGGGAAGAATCCTCCCCACTCCCAGAACCCCCTCAACTAAGTCCCCTGAAGGACTCGGCCTCTGCAGGAAACAGAGGCTCCCATCGATCCAAGCAACCAGGAAAGAGGGACTTTACCACGATAGCTGAAGAGGATAACTGGGATCTTCCTCTGGAGACAAATCCAATTCCCATACAATTCGAGCCTCGAGACCGTGTCTCGTCAAGCTCATCCCTTGAAGAAGCGCTTCTCAGATCTTCCAATGCTGCCCCTCAAGCAAAGCCTACTACGCCTAGTAGACAAAGCTCTCAGCACAGCGACCAAAACGACGCAAATCAAGGTTCGCCTAACCGTTCACCTCGTCGAACCGCATCTCGTCTTCCTCTCCCAAGGAACACCGAACCCGCTCCTCAACAAAGTCCTCTCACAATGGCGACCATCGCTGCCAAGCTAGCTGCTTCAGAGCGAGAAGCAGATGCTGCTCGTGTTCGAGCCAAACTCCGCGCTGCACGAAGCACCCGCGGTGTGCAAAAACCCAAGATTGCTTCATCTCAACCCGAACCGCAAATCACTGATCCTCCGGCCAAGGAACCGGAGCTGAAAAGAAGCGATGTTGAGAATGTAGACCCTGTAAAGAGGGATCCAGTACCAGCTGATGACCAGTTGAAACCCGAGAAGCGACGCCGTGCTCGCCGAACGAGTAAGAAAACATCACGGCGAAGGAGTACGCTAAGTCCGTGGGAACTTGAAAGTTTGATGAATGGAAACGTACAGTAA